A single genomic interval of Spinacia oleracea cultivar Varoflay chromosome 6, BTI_SOV_V1, whole genome shotgun sequence harbors:
- the LOC130463327 gene encoding protein PLASTID MOVEMENT IMPAIRED 2-like yields MNFENILQLTNSEVDVLQNELNLIKEMDSNFHRSESLKNSASQSVTEDLEAARKELEAIKAEGAKDKLEVARASEEKAKSKLEYDYLTGCAAGAREIADKKVSAAHAWVEALKASERETNIKTELVEREIGELKLKEVKRIEESKNMAESTTEELQQERHQKNKSFQEKRTRDHEYTSTPVSQPKFRRSLNSPATRRMSTSNSLSVKRRRNAMLKVAKYFANEHTENDKADTHN; encoded by the exons atgaattttgaaaatatattacAACTTACCAATTCAGAGGTTGATGTATTGCAAAATGAGCTGAATTTGATTAAGGAAATGGACAGTAATTTTCATAGAAGTGAAAGCTTGAAGAACTCTGCTTCGCAGTCCGTCACGGAAGATTTAGAGGCAGCAAGGAAAGAATTAGAGGCTATCAAAGCAGAAGG AGCGAAAGACAAGTTGGAAGTTGCCAGGGCATCTGAGGAAAAGGCGAAATCAAAATTGGAGTATGATTATTTAACTGGATGTGCGGCCGGAGCTCGAGAGATTGCTGACAAGAAAGTGTCAGCAGCTCATGCATGGGTAGAAGCATTAAAGGCCAGTGAGAGAGAGACCAACATAAAAACTGAACTAGTGGAGAGAGAAATTGGAGAACTGAAGCTAAAAGAAGTAAAGAGGATAGAAGAATCGAAAAACATGGCAGAATCGACAACAGAGGAGCTACAGCAAGAGAGACACCAAAAAAACAAGAGCTTTCAGGAAAAAAGAACACGAGACCATGAGTATACCTCAACACCAGTAAGTCAACCAAAGTTCCGGAGATCTCTCAACTCTCCTGCTACAAGACGTATGAGCACTTCAAATTCTTTATCTGTGAAAAGGAGGAGAAATGCAATGCTCAAAGTTGCTAAATATTTTGCTAATGAACACACTGAGAATGACAAGGCAGACACTCACAATTAA